ACGCAGGCAGGAACTGCTTGAGGCTCGCTTCACTGGACTTGGTGTGGCCAAGGTTTGCAACTTGTTTTGATGCTCAGATTGATCAGGAAGGAGTGTTTGTGCAGATGTTACACTTCAGATGTGATGTAAAGAAGGTTGAATGTATTTTGCTGTTGAGAAATTTAAATGAAAGCTCCTTCTTATCCctgtttaaatacattttaggtACAAAAGAGTCGCTCCCAGTTTTGCTGCAGGCAAACATACCACAACCCCACTGTGTTTTGCGTGTAAACGCAAGCATGAGCAGTCAGTCAGCTCTCTTACATTAGTCCCGCAGTTTGGAGAAGCTTGGAAGTCTTCTCTATTTCCAGTATTGACTGATGCTCTGTGTTCAGGAGTTTCCCTCAGAGGAATGATCCTGTCTCCCTGAGCGAAAGCTAAAACAAGACGAGCTCTGTCTTGACTGACATGGGAGCCGGCCAGCAGCTCTTTGTTTCAGTGGAGACTAGTGACACTGAAATGGCACCGCAGCTGAAGCTCACAGCAGCGGCTGCATGCTATGCTGCAACCCTGCTGGTGAACTGGGTAttactgtgtgtgggtgtgcatttGACAAAATGGCAACCCCTGAGAAAGCCATCACTATCATTCCTGCGCCGGCCTATAGTGCGCTCTGAAATGAATTGTCAGGCCTGCTCACTGTGGTATTAGAGTGTGAATGATTTAAGGCTGCAAGCATGataaatacagtaaatgttGAAGACTTAACACTGAACATGCGTAGTGTACATGTTAAGGgaaaaaagggaaacatttCTTGGCTGTACGTGTGACCTTGAGCAGCAGAATGACAGCTGGCCTTAAAAGCATTAGCCTCCTGCACCAATTAGCCTGCTGTTTCTTCTTAGTCTCTCAAGACTGTGCAGCTGGCTATGAATGGTATGCATGACACCAGCTGATTCTACCAAGTGGATGAGAACTGGAGATTTACAGATTAGCAGAAGGATGTATATTATATGCTTGATGTAGCGTCCTAGCTTAGTGATTTAGCTTAGTGACACTGTTAGATGCATGTGCTGAAATCTCAACAAAAATAAGATGCAGGGAGTGAAACAATTGCACACACATCAGTGTAAAAGGGCATCTGCTTACCAGAGTAGAACATGACTTATCAATCAgatctaatgtgtgtgtgttttgttttttcagagtTCAGCCAACAGTGAGTCATCCAACCAGTCTCTGTGCAGCGCGGGATCACTCAGTGACAAGGAACTGGAGGTTGGTTGGGgaaagagtcagtcagaatgacAAGCGTTTGTTCCCCTTATCTGCATGGCCTTTGACCATGAGTGCACTTTCTAGTGACTACTTTTGATGTGGACAATTGGTCAAGTATTGCGTATACAGTGGTGGTGACAGGGTGGGTGATTAATCTATTCACAAGTGTTCTGTTCCCCACTTACTCACAGACACAGGAGGGTGAGGCATTAAGTTGGGAAAAAGCTGGAAAACACCGTGGATATGTCAGCAGGCTTTAGACATATAAATAGAAGGTTCCATGTATAAAAAGTGCCAGAGACGCCATAAACACTTAAGGGCAGTACACAAAATgctgaacacagagaagaagctATCCACCTATGCATATAACTTAAAGGTGCAAGGCTTCATTTTGTCAATTACGTGTATTTGCCATTATGTTAACGTGGCCAGCTGAATGGAcctaaagggtaactttggtatttttcaacttggatcctattctcctctgtttttgtgtcaaagtgacaGTTTGACAATTTACGAacactgaaagtgcttgtttttgccaccgaCAGGCTCatattattattctaagtgtctaaCAACATTATGACAAGGATCCCGACAGAGATAGGTCTTGTAAAAACACTTATCACCTTAGCCCCCAGACTCCTACTAAATAAAGAATTATTTTATTgtcataaacaaaataaaacatacaaaaaagtcttggtttgtctttatGCTGTTCTGACTATCACCAACTCTGATTCActcaaaataaacccttaattcacgcTGCTAGATGTGAAAATTTGCTGCCTCTGTAAgtgttaaaattactgttgaTTCGAATGgaatctggtgggtttggcgatagcaATTTTGGtgctgtttctagttaaacaaaaaggattttactctttaacaaCAAGGTCTATCTCTGTTTGGATCCTTTCCACAATGTTGTCCCACACTtctaataataatctgagcctgtcagtggcaacaacaagcactttaagtggacaTACACTGAGGGTGCATACAcaccaagtggttacattgtaGCATGTTTGTCCTGCACTGGACCAATTTTGAAAAACTTTCCCCTTAGTCACTTCGATGCAAAAACAAAGGGCACcaaaagttaccctttaatggAGTGCAATTTTAAGCTAagtcatgctttttttctgctcCTGTCAGACACCAGAGAAGAAGTCCACTGACCagagaaacaggaagaggaaagggGACATCTATGACAGCAACAGCCAAGGTAAGTCAACTCTGCTTAACTCCAAAATTGTCACTTTCCAATATAAAAAAATTCTTACAATCATAAgtgctttgtttttctgctgtttcactTTCACATAGTTGTAAAACTACAATCTggcatttaaatgtaaatgcttTGGAACATACAGGAAATAGGACATTCTTACATTTTCTTAGTTCTTAGacctgtcttttgtttttttttgtaggaaAAGGAAGAGGGCACAAAAtcagtgattattttgaggTGAGTTCTTTGTGCCAGTGAATTAATTTTGCATTCTGGCCACTTTGCTGTGCATTGTTTCAAATCACTCTCAGACTGTAGTGTGATGTCTTCACCCTCACGTTCCGACTGTACCAGTATGGTCCCTCATCACATTCTTCCTAATAACAACGCTgtcttatttctttctttctttctttttgtcttgtttccACACTCTTGTCAACTGCCCTGTGGCCAGTTTGCTGGTAGCAGTGGCTCTGGCACCAGTCCAGCCCGGGGCATCCCCATGCTGGTGCGCTCCTCTCCACAGCACTCACTGTCTAATCCTCTGGTGAGCACCAGCATCCATCTCCATAGCTCTCTTACTGCTTTGGCTCTCTTTCATCAGTTACCAACTATTTAGTCTTTAGCCAGTTTCAGATTCATCTGGCGGTGGGCCTTTGTCTACTTTCTCTCAGCACTGGTATTCTCTTAATTGGACAGGGTTGGTGAGGCAAAGCTAATCCATTCAATAGACAAGTCTTTGGTTAATCTTGATGTGTTCAGGCAGTCGATGtgataaaacattgttttcattGGGGAATTTTTTAAGATTTAGCTACTGAAATCTTTTCCTTCTGTTTTacttaaatgaaaaatgaaaacaagcacAAAATGGAGTAAATCTGACAGTGTAGATAAGTCGCGCCTACtcagattcattcattcaacctttatttaaatTTCGAGGAATCATTTACAATGATGCTGAAAGTAgaatttaaacaaaataaaacgaACAGAAATGAATTAACCAGGAAACAAACTAATAACAACAGATCACAGAAACGGTTACATTCAAGGGTGGAGTAGTTTGTAATCATGGTTTTAAATTGATTTATCGGTTCAATTGTGCTTGAATATGTGTCTTAAATTGTTCCAGGTATGTGCAGCACAAAAACTAAAAGCAGTTTTCCCAAATTCAGTGCTTGCATGCGGGACTTCAAGCACTAACCAATTCCATTAACGAGTTGAGTAATGATTATAGGAACAGGCATGTtgccatttagagctttataaatacatataaacatCTTACAGTTGCCGATGGCCATTCAACCATGAGTAGAGTAATTGTTACCGGTCTTAGGGCGGAGTAATAAACTGAATCTCGGGGTTTAAGAGTGGAGACATGTCTATAGATAACATCACCTTCACCTGCCTTCAGTTATCTACTTCCTGCCGAGCATAAGAAAATGATCTCTGTTTCAGTACAGATATCCAATTTTTTGTTGTAGCTTGTTGACACGTGTGTCAGTGTGAAATTTAATTGTGGTGTTTTTGCTCAAAACTGACCGTTCAGAGTGTTAATACACAAATTGCTGTCCAAAATATCACTGGCTCTAGAGCATAGCATGTATTTAGTCTCTTCTGCATTCAGGACTAATGTCAAATTAAAAGGTATATCGTGCAAATTGTCAAAGGCTCGCTGTAGGATTTCGGATCAGCTGAATGTGTGTAGCATTTAATTAGCCAGAGAGACTGtagctaatgttaatgttttcagtgttggtgttgttcatgttttcagatgttgtttttaatatcatatgaagaATTCATATTATGATACTCGCTAGATTTAGACATGTTGACATTGACGTCataagcatggctgaaagcgaaattattaccgactccatggtggttccaaaaagagaagcagcttcagtagtgtggaataaactgcgCGTCCTgaatgtcttatgaacagcccGGACTTCTCAGGCTCTTTTAGcgagttaccgctcagagggaactcagtcagcggctcctctggcagcagcacagcgtctctccctctcctttcacCACGCACACATGGGAgtcggtgtcgtcaagtgattttgtcataaacctttggtaatgtaaacctacgtgacgctcgcggctcaacaaaaaaaactacatacagtacaggccaaaagtttggacacaccttctcattcaatgtgttttctttattttcatgactatttacattgtagattctcactgaaggcatcaaaactatgaatgaacacatgtggagttatgtacttaacaaaaaaaggtgaaataactgaaaacatgttttatattctagtttcttcaaaatagccaccctttgctctgattactgctttgcacactcttggcattctctccatgagcttcaagaggtagtcacctgaaatggtttccacttcacaggtgtgccttatcagggttaattagtggaatttcttgctttatcaatggggttgggaccatcagttgtgttgtgcagaagtcaggttaatacacagccgacagccctattggacaactgttaaaattcatattatggcaagaaccaatcagctaactaaagaagaacgagtggccatcattactttaagaaatgaaggtcagtcagtccggaaaattgcgaaaactttaaatgtgtccccaagtggagtcgcaaaaaccatcaagcgctacaacgaaactggcacacatgaggaccgacccaggaaaggaagaccaagagtcacctctgcttctgaggataagttcatccgagtcaccagcctcagaaatcgcaagttaacagcagctcagatcagagaccagatgaatgccacacagagttctagcagcagacccatctctagaacaactgttaagaggagactgcgccaatcaggccttcatggtcaaatagctgctaggaaaccactgctaaggagaggcaacaagcagaagagatttgtttgggccaagaaacacaaggaatggacattagaccagtggaaatctgtgctttggtctgatgagtccaaatttgagatctttggttccaaccgccgtgtctttgtgagatgcagaaaaggtgaacggatggattccacatgcctggttcccactgtgaagcatggaggaggaggtgtgatggtgtgggggtgttttgctggtgacactgttggggatttattcaaaattgaaggcacactgaaccagcatggctaccacagcatcctgcagcgacatgccatcccatccggtttgcgtttagttggacgatcatttatttttcaacaggacaatgaccccaaacacacctccaggctgtgtaagggctatttgaccaagaaggagagtgatggagtgctgcggcagatgacctggcctccacagtcaccggacctgaacccaatcgagatggtttggggtgagctggaccgcagagtgaagacaaaggggccaacaagtgctaaacacctctgggaactccttcaagactgttggaaaaccatttcaggtgactacctcttgaagctcatcaagagaatgccaagagtgtgcaaagcagtaatcagagcaaagggtggctattttgaagaaactagaatataaaacatgttttcagttatttcacctttttttgttaagtacataactccacatgtgttcattcatagttttgatgccttcagtgagaatctacaatgtaaatagtcatgaaaataaagaaaacacattgaatgagaaggtgtgtccaaacttttggcctgtactgtatatgtgaatgtgtggtAGTTGTGGTATgatagcagcctgtcacaggttacagcgtgatgattagaggagaaatggcagagcaaaaaggtccaggtggggaaaaaacaactcaattactagaaatttaaaagaaaagagaaggaaatcacctgttgatttttatatatatatatatatatatatatatatacacacacacacacacacacacatatattaatGTGTAATTTGTATATTAATTCACTTCAATATTAATattgaatctgaatctcactctgagttactgttgttgttcacaaactaaagaaatgagagataatttttgtttattttttattgaatatttgaaggcaaactataaaactatatcacttattttgttgcaattctgtgttcttaaattaataatattttttctttttttactaatttgtcacaTTGCCAAGAATATCGTTATCacaaaaatacaatttatataAAATTGGTGTCTGCACTTTCAAAAGTGTATTGGTTGTTGATAACTATGTCATGTACAGTATTTATCTGAGAATCTCTTCACCTACCATTTTTATTCACTGTTTGTGAAGATAAAATCTCTCCTCATCAACTACAAATTACATGCTCACTGCTGACTAAACAGCATCTTACAGCAGCAAggcttgtttttttccacacagtgtTAATGCATATCTGAACAGGACCTCTATAATGATTAATAGTGCAACAAATGATAAAACACTGTCTGTTACATTGAGTTCCTGAATACTCCCACATTTCGCTGCCATAAAAGACATTATTGGCGGTGTTATGTTTCTGTTGGATCTCTAGTTAGCGAGCTTACTTGTGTGCAGATGTCTGTAGAAGGTGTTAATGAGTCGTCTGTCAGTTGGATGTACAGAAGTTTTTCAAGAACTCTCCAGGGTGACAGCAGATTTATATGTGCTTCATGAAGAACTTCTAGTATAAGATGAACAGTTTCAAAATGACGGTTCCTATTAGCCTGCTAGTTTTATAGCACTCTAATGACCTGCCCTCTTCTAATCACTCAGGTCTCATAAAGCAATTTCATGCCATTCTATTGTCCTATTGTATGCAGTGTTTATGACTAACACATACCTTTGAGAATGGACTTTGCAGAAGAATGATAAAGGTTAAATTGGAATGGACAAGTTAGCATCAGTACCTGGCTTTGTGTTCATTTACAAATTTAGTTCTCTACCGCTTAATAGCTGCAATatgttccttttctttttatccATTTCAGCTATTTTAAAATGTCCATATGCTGTCTTTTTCacataattattatattttaccCCCTGTGTCTTTCtacctttctctttttttctctctgtctctctggaaTACAGTTTCAGCAAGGCAGCCCCTCGTCCACAGGCTCAGCCCACACAGACTCTTCATCTTGCAGCTCTGTGAAGACGGCCCCCACACACTCCTGCTCACACAAAGCCATCCAGGTAACTGACTGACCTGGATCTCCACTTCACACCAGTGAATTATCTGTCATATTGGGTTGGTTTCAAATTGAGGCACGCTTTGCATCCAGCTCAGCTTTTTACATTAACTTCttcaggcccagacacaccatactgacatcaaagaactagagGCAACGAAGGCAGACTGTTAGGTCACCTCATGTTGCCTGCTTCTCGggcaaaaagttgcacatgaacacaccgcaaagaccaaaaccaatgGCCAACGAGCATGTACGTTCTGCACCTATGTGAAAGAAAATAACTTTGCATACTAGCAGGTGGTGGTTATCTATATATGTCActgaaaaagggaaaccagaagactgaCGGGACGCATTCAAGATgctaattagccagttagcacattaacaacacaactcgatgtttaaagaacaaatgatatttaccATGCACTAGCGGGCACTGCGCTggaccattgtggtgaagagggagctgagctggaaggcaaagcttacGACTTACTgctccatctacgtcccaaccctcacctatggtcatgagttctgggtagtgactgaaagaatgagatcgcggatacaagcggcggaaatgagtttcctccgtagggtggctgggcccagccttagagataggggaaggagcttggacatctggagggagcccggagtagagccgctgcttcttcacgttgaaggatgcctcctgggcaccttccattagaggtgttccagacacgtcccactggtaggaggccccagggcagacccagaacatgctggagggattacatatctcatctggcctgggaaagccttggggtcctccaggaggagctggaaagtgctgctggggagagggacgtctggggtgctttgcttggcttgctgcccccgtgacctggcccctgataagcggatgaaaatggatggatggatagtgaacaataacacaaacaattacaaaccgTTTCTGCCAAAACTCAGTTGCTAAAAATATAATCTTACctcatgtaacaagtttgttttgatctcaggttgtcttttgtttactttcctcacttccgtttctcttttCCGCCGGCTTAAACAGCAATTCAGCATGCTTAATTGGAAGGAAAAAAAGCCAACATGGGCCGACTAGTGCCTATTGTGTGGTATTCACCATATAGACAAAGGtaacagacgctcactgacggcccaacattgaccaatGGCCATTCGTCGGCTTGGTGTATTAGGGCCTATATAACAGCTGGTGATTTTGTGAGTGAAAAGTGGTTTGTTTCCCAACCTTAAGAGACTAATAGTTGAGCTAGACTAAACTCATAGGGAGGGCACAACTTTACACTTTGCtctgccatttaaaaaaaaacaaaaaacaaaacaaaaaacacactagTTTGCCAAGATGTGTTTGCAACAGCTAAAAGTCAAAACGTTAAAGGCCTTGCCACCCACACTGCAGCTCATCTGACACAATACGTACAACACACATCCAGTGATCTTTGCAAATTGCGCTAATTGGCCTAATTAAAGGTCAGCATTTTAAATTCACATCTAAAATCCAAGACACCAGCGTCTGATTTTGATTCATTTAAAGTGATGTTGTGTTATGTCAGTGACTGGCCCGAGGGGTGTCAGGATCGCTGAGTGGGCTGAGATGTTAACTGTTGGCTTGTTGTTCTCGTCTTTGCCCTCCTTCCTCAGTCAGAACTGACGCTACTGAAACTGACAGCACTGGAGAAGGACAAGAACTCTGACCTGGAGAAGAAAGAGGGGAGGATAGATGACCTGCTGCGGGTAAGATATGAAAATATTTCAGATCTGTCTAAAAAATGTTGATGTGCTGTACTTAGTTTAAACCATTTGAAACATCTGAAAGAGCTTCATTATCATTTATTCCTGACAAAATCTCATACTTTGAAATGCCACATTTTAGTTCACTAACTGTGATTAATGTCACACACAGTCACGGATGTGTCTAAATATAAATCTGTATATTCAGCCCATTCTCAAATGTCCTTAATAATCACTTCACAATCTAGACAATCTGCTCTCCCTTGTCACAACAACCCCAGTAATTAACCTGCACCGGCCTGGTTGCAGCTCATCATGAAAGATGTGCTTGTTAACCATCAAATGCCATCGTTGCTTAAATTACGTTCGGTGTAAATGTCAGCAGACTGAGCTGACGCACTGATAGTTGTCGCATCGTGTCAGATTAAGAGCAAAGCTGCCTTAAATCCTTGTTGTAATAAGAATTAGATGTCATAGTGATGATGTGTGTTTTGGCAGGCTAACTGTGACTTGAGGCGGCAGGTGGATGAGCAGCAGAAGATGCTGGAGCGCTACAAGGAGCGGCTTAACAAGTGTGTGACCATGAGCAAGAAGCTCCTAATTGAGAAGGTGGGTGTACATATGCATCTAATATGTTACATGTGTTGTCTAAAATGAGACAGCCTGTCTTACCTTAATGCTGGGTAGTAGTGTTTCATGTTGATTATGTTGGAACTCAACAATATTTAGTTCTTTTTATCCTCTTAACTAAGCTGCTTTCTGAGTTGGCATGCACAATTTTcaattcatctttttttttttttcagtcaaagcAGGAGAAGATGGCCTCCAGGGACAAGAGCATGCAGGACCGTCTACGTCTGGGCCACTTCACCACCGTGCGGCATGGAGCCTCCTTCACCGAGCAGTGGACAGATGGATTTGCCTTCCAGAACCTCATCAAGTCAGCATCCAGACAGGCACAAACACGTGAGCATTTTTCATGTCTGCATACAGACATGTTCACACTAGATTGTTCTTCCACATTCTAGGCAGCAGGAGCGAGTCAACTCGCAGAGGGAGGACATTGAGAGGCAGAGGAAGCTGCTGGGAAAGAGGAAACCTCCCTCCATGGCTCAGACCCCTCCACCCAGTCTCGAGCCAAACAAACGAAAGAGCCGGAGCAACGGCCAGGAGAGTGAAGCGTAAGATTACAATCAGTGACTTCACACAGTCGATGTTTTACATGGACCAACCCAAATTACACAGCAAGGCAGGAATTATTTATTGTGGTGGTGTATCTTGAATTGTATTGTTTTCTCATCTTAAGGGCTGCACTGTAATGTACTGGTGCAGCTTCCTGAACTTAatgggctgtcctggctgactgGTGTTGGATTAACCTTCTTGAACTATTgatagattttatttatatgttgGGTGTTGGTTTTGTTTAATTCTAAAGTAATTATTCTAAAATATATCATGGTAATTGTAAGTAATACTTTATTTTAACTGTAGAGTATAAAACTGGCACAGAATCtgacaccttttttttctttttgttgagacAAATTGCAAGAGCATTGAGTGGGACCTGTCTGGTAAAACCCTTACATAAGGAAGCTTTGTGTTACCTTGTTGctgtctctttcattttatctgAAGCATGTTGCCACTTTATCCCACACAGGTTGTCTCTGGCAGAATATCACGAGCAAGAGGAGATTTTCAAACTTCGAATTGGTCATCTAAAAAAGGTACCAGATCACCTCTGAAAGCagctttctctttgtttttttgtgtttggggTTTGTTTCTTGGACCTGTTACTACCTAGTAACCTAGAAACGTAGTACCACTCCTACCTGTtccttttatatattttgtgtgtttgttgtacACAGGAAGAAGCAGAGATCCAGGCCGAGCTGGAGCATCTGGAGCGAGTAAGAAACCTGCACATTCGGGAGCTGAAGAGAATCCACAACGAGGACAATTCACAGTATGTATCATCTCAGTTTAACATACTTTATACAAGTCATGTAGTGTGTGttcactttagaaacatgttTGAAAAAGTCAAAAGCTTTGACAAAGTCTTCTCCCATAGATTTAAAGACCACCCCACGCTGAACGACCGATACCTGCTACTACATTTACTTGGAAGAGGTGGCTTTAGCGAAGTTTTCAAGGTTAGCATGGCTATGCTGGGTCATTTTGACACTTCTGCATCCACTAAACAGCTACCATACAGCATTCAGTGGAACTTTCTGGTTAAAGTTGgctaatgtttttttgtgcaggCTTTTGATTTGACAGAGCAAAGGTATGTCGCCATTAAAATCCATCAACTCAACAAGAACtggagggaggagaagaagcagaacTACCACAAGTGAGTCTGAAACTCTGTTCACCGCATGTGCTCCTCTGTCTTTGCATTGTTTGAAATATTTTGATCTATGCTTAAATCTTAGATGGTGGACTTTAAAGCTGAAAACTGTCTTTGATTGTTCTTATTCATGACATGCTTAAAAAGGTAATGAATGGTTCATGTCTTTTCAGACACGCCTGTAGAGAATACAGAATCCACAAAGAACTTGACCACCCCAGAATAGTCAAACTCTACGACTATTTCTCACTTGACACAGATTCGTAAGTCAATCATTCTACATAAAGCTCACGAGGGTTGATTATAGGTCTTACATTCATgaggtggccagaaacacacCTCTGAACAAGTGTTAATATTGCTCCATAACTGCTGGATGTAAACAAGTGACTGTTTGCTAGGTAGTTTGCAACATCAACTTAAACAATGATGAAAAATGATCCGTTGGATTGCCTGTGGCAGGTTCTGCACAGTGCTGGAGTACTGTGAAGGCAACGATCTGGACTTCTACTTGAAGCAGAATAAGCTGATGACCGAGAAGGAGGGCCGATCCATCGTCATGCAGATTGTCAACGCCCTCAAGTACCTCAACCAGATTCGCCCACCCATCATCCACTACGACCTCAAGCCCGGTATTCTTGCTCACAGTTATAGTTTGCCATTTTGTCATCCTCCTTCAGTTACTAGATATGAGAAATTACGTACTAAAAGGTGCAGTCTTGCTCAGATGGCAATCAAGAGAAATATAAGACCATGTGtatgtacagaaaaaaaaatattcctcAGAAAAGACTGCTTACAATCTTATATTTGTAATTTAACTTTTACTGTCCTTTTCAatgttcactgttttctgttctTAGGAAACATCCTGTTGGTCAATGGCACAGCTTGTGGAGAGATTAAGATCACTGACTTTGGGCTGTCCAAGATCATGGATGATGACAGCTACAGCTCTGCAGATGGCATCGAGCTGACCTCACAAGGAGCAGGGACCTACTGGTACATAGAGACACATTTCACTGCCTTTAGTAACCAAGCAACAAATGCGGCTTCACAAGTTTGTAGCAGAGGCTCCGTCTTTTGATGGAAACGTTGCTAATTGAATTCACATCCTCTCTTCACTCAGAGAATTGTGCAGAGAGAACATAAAGAGGAAAATCTGTTTCACTctcatgttgtgttgtgtgactGACAGGTACCTGCCTCCTGAGTGCTTTGTGGTGGGCAAGGAGCCCCCTAAAATATCCAACAAGGTGGATGTTTGGTCAGTCG
The nucleotide sequence above comes from Epinephelus lanceolatus isolate andai-2023 chromosome 21, ASM4190304v1, whole genome shotgun sequence. Encoded proteins:
- the LOC117260080 gene encoding serine/threonine-protein kinase tousled-like 2 isoform X1, whose amino-acid sequence is MMDGLHSQAISLDPRRQELLEARFTGLGVAKSSANSESSNQSLCSAGSLSDKELETPEKKSTDQRNRKRKGDIYDSNSQGKGRGHKISDYFEFAGSSGSGTSPARGIPMLVRSSPQHSLSNPLFQQGSPSSTGSAHTDSSSCSSVKTAPTHSCSHKAIQSELTLLKLTALEKDKNSDLEKKEGRIDDLLRANCDLRRQVDEQQKMLERYKERLNKCVTMSKKLLIEKSKQEKMASRDKSMQDRLRLGHFTTVRHGASFTEQWTDGFAFQNLIKQQERVNSQREDIERQRKLLGKRKPPSMAQTPPPSLEPNKRKSRSNGQESEALSLAEYHEQEEIFKLRIGHLKKEEAEIQAELEHLERVRNLHIRELKRIHNEDNSQFKDHPTLNDRYLLLHLLGRGGFSEVFKAFDLTEQRYVAIKIHQLNKNWREEKKQNYHKHACREYRIHKELDHPRIVKLYDYFSLDTDSFCTVLEYCEGNDLDFYLKQNKLMTEKEGRSIVMQIVNALKYLNQIRPPIIHYDLKPGNILLVNGTACGEIKITDFGLSKIMDDDSYSSADGIELTSQGAGTYWYLPPECFVVGKEPPKISNKVDVWSVGVIFYQSLYGRKPFGHNQSQQDILQENTILKATEVQFPPKPVVTTEAKAFIRRCLAYHKEDRVDVLQLSSDPFLMPHIRKALASSAPQAPPLPSTSSCYGSSASN
- the LOC117260080 gene encoding serine/threonine-protein kinase tousled-like 2 isoform X2, with the translated sequence MMDGLHSQAISLDPRRQELLEARFTGLGVAKSSANSESSNQSLCSAGSLSDKELETPEKKSTDQRNRKRKGDIYDSNSQGKGRGHKISDYFEFQQGSPSSTGSAHTDSSSCSSVKTAPTHSCSHKAIQSELTLLKLTALEKDKNSDLEKKEGRIDDLLRANCDLRRQVDEQQKMLERYKERLNKCVTMSKKLLIEKSKQEKMASRDKSMQDRLRLGHFTTVRHGASFTEQWTDGFAFQNLIKQQERVNSQREDIERQRKLLGKRKPPSMAQTPPPSLEPNKRKSRSNGQESEALSLAEYHEQEEIFKLRIGHLKKEEAEIQAELEHLERVRNLHIRELKRIHNEDNSQFKDHPTLNDRYLLLHLLGRGGFSEVFKAFDLTEQRYVAIKIHQLNKNWREEKKQNYHKHACREYRIHKELDHPRIVKLYDYFSLDTDSFCTVLEYCEGNDLDFYLKQNKLMTEKEGRSIVMQIVNALKYLNQIRPPIIHYDLKPGNILLVNGTACGEIKITDFGLSKIMDDDSYSSADGIELTSQGAGTYWYLPPECFVVGKEPPKISNKVDVWSVGVIFYQSLYGRKPFGHNQSQQDILQENTILKATEVQFPPKPVVTTEAKAFIRRCLAYHKEDRVDVLQLSSDPFLMPHIRKALASSAPQAPPLPSTSSCYGSSASN